One Puniceicoccus vermicola DNA window includes the following coding sequences:
- a CDS encoding nitroreductase family protein: METLEAIRQRRAVKHYDNEHQLTPEEEKQLFESTMLAPTAFNIQNWRFVAVRDPELRKQIRAVAWDQAQVTDSSLLVILCADKKAWEKNPERYWKDAPQEVQDIIVPAIDGYYRDRPQVQQDECMRSCGMAGMALMLTAKDMGYDSCPMDGFDFEAVGKLLNLPEDHVISFMVAIGKGTEPAKPKSGQLSYDEVVISDRF, from the coding sequence ATGGAAACTTTGGAAGCAATTCGTCAACGGCGCGCCGTGAAGCATTACGATAACGAGCATCAGCTCACTCCTGAAGAGGAGAAGCAGCTCTTTGAATCGACGATGCTGGCGCCCACCGCCTTCAACATTCAGAACTGGCGTTTTGTGGCCGTTCGGGATCCGGAATTGCGCAAGCAGATCCGCGCAGTGGCATGGGATCAGGCTCAGGTGACGGATTCCTCCCTCCTCGTGATTCTCTGCGCCGACAAGAAGGCGTGGGAAAAGAATCCAGAACGATATTGGAAGGATGCGCCCCAGGAAGTGCAGGACATCATTGTTCCGGCGATTGACGGGTATTATCGGGATCGACCTCAAGTGCAGCAGGACGAGTGCATGCGCTCCTGTGGAATGGCTGGAATGGCTCTCATGCTCACCGCGAAGGACATGGGGTATGATTCATGCCCGATGGATGGCTTTGACTTCGAGGCGGTCGGGAAACTCCTGAACCTACCCGAAGATCATGTCATCAGCTTCATGGTTGCGATCGGGAAGGGAACTGAGCCCGCAAAGCCCAAGTCAGGACAATTGAGCTACGACGAGGTCGTGATCTCAGATCGGTTTTAG
- a CDS encoding DUF2167 domain-containing protein, producing the protein MKKPLLSVAILCLSALSAFSQEIEWIEGPATASIGDIAEINVPEGYVFTGADGTKRLMEAMQNPVSNTELGFLAPASVFEGGEDSWYVVFEFDSIGYVKDDQKDDLDADAILKSIRAANQEANKMRVARGWPELHVVGWAVRPNYNPQTNNLEWATRVSANDGEDSINYNTRLLGRKGVMAVTLVTGVDAFSGVKTSYEQSLAGFSFVKGERYAEWKSGDKIAQYGLTGLVVGGGAAIAAKTGLLAKFWKILIIPFLAIGAFIKKIFKR; encoded by the coding sequence ATGAAGAAGCCCCTTCTTTCCGTCGCAATCCTTTGCCTATCCGCCCTCTCTGCGTTCTCGCAGGAGATCGAATGGATCGAGGGACCTGCCACCGCATCAATCGGTGACATCGCCGAAATCAACGTCCCGGAGGGATATGTCTTCACCGGGGCCGACGGAACAAAACGACTCATGGAGGCCATGCAGAATCCGGTCTCCAACACCGAACTGGGGTTCCTCGCTCCTGCCTCTGTCTTCGAAGGCGGTGAAGATTCCTGGTACGTAGTCTTCGAGTTCGATTCGATCGGGTACGTCAAAGATGACCAGAAGGACGATCTGGACGCCGACGCCATTCTCAAATCCATTCGAGCTGCCAACCAAGAAGCCAATAAGATGCGCGTTGCCCGCGGCTGGCCGGAATTGCATGTGGTCGGATGGGCGGTTCGCCCGAACTACAATCCGCAGACCAACAACTTGGAATGGGCCACGCGGGTCAGTGCAAACGACGGGGAGGACTCGATCAACTACAACACCCGTCTACTCGGTCGCAAAGGGGTCATGGCCGTCACCTTGGTCACGGGGGTCGATGCCTTCTCCGGAGTCAAAACCTCCTACGAGCAATCCCTCGCCGGTTTCTCTTTCGTGAAGGGAGAGCGATACGCCGAATGGAAGAGCGGGGACAAGATTGCCCAATACGGACTGACGGGTCTCGTGGTCGGAGGCGGGGCCGCGATCGCAGCCAAGACCGGCCTCCTCGCGAAATTCTGGAAGATTCTGATCATCCCCTTCCTTGCCATCGGCGCCTTCATCAAAAAGATCTTTAAACGATAG
- a CDS encoding ParB/RepB/Spo0J family partition protein, translating into MAKPKPRLGRGLNGILSGGKETSSSGSAPKKKATPAATSAPPKRPLPPARGYQEIQVSLVKRSPYQPRKDIPTEKLQDLANSIRAEGLLQPIVVRPAGKEFELIAGERRLRAFELLNLKQIPARIMEIGDASSASLALIENLQREQLNPVEEALGYASLMKDFDLTQEETAERVGKGRATIANSLRLLHLNSEIQGFLGRGLLTTGHAKVLLGIEDPTLRGLLARRIIEEGMSVRETENQVKRLNARGSNQSTKKAADPGAENSALDSLRKDLEKHLRAPVQVKQTGKKGRIVIQFTGNDDLDRILQQLGMR; encoded by the coding sequence ATGGCGAAACCCAAGCCCAGACTTGGCCGGGGCCTGAATGGCATTCTCTCCGGCGGCAAAGAAACTTCTTCCAGCGGCTCCGCGCCGAAAAAGAAAGCGACTCCGGCTGCGACCTCAGCCCCCCCGAAGCGCCCTCTCCCCCCGGCCCGCGGCTATCAGGAGATCCAGGTCTCGCTGGTGAAACGTAGCCCCTACCAACCGCGTAAGGACATTCCCACCGAGAAGCTTCAAGACCTCGCCAACAGCATTCGCGCCGAAGGTCTCCTCCAGCCCATCGTCGTCCGTCCCGCCGGGAAAGAATTTGAGCTGATCGCCGGGGAACGCCGTCTGCGCGCCTTCGAACTTTTGAATCTCAAGCAGATCCCGGCTCGGATCATGGAGATTGGGGATGCCTCGTCCGCGAGTCTGGCCCTCATCGAGAACCTCCAGCGCGAGCAGTTGAACCCTGTGGAAGAGGCTCTCGGCTACGCCAGCCTCATGAAGGATTTCGATCTGACCCAGGAAGAGACCGCCGAACGAGTCGGCAAGGGCCGGGCCACGATCGCCAATTCCCTCCGCCTTCTCCACCTGAATTCCGAGATCCAGGGCTTTCTCGGCCGCGGTCTTCTGACCACGGGTCATGCCAAAGTTCTGCTCGGGATCGAAGATCCCACCCTTCGCGGACTCCTCGCCCGTCGGATCATTGAGGAAGGAATGAGCGTTCGCGAAACCGAGAATCAGGTGAAGCGCCTGAACGCCCGCGGATCGAATCAGTCGACCAAGAAGGCGGCCGATCCCGGTGCCGAAAATTCGGCTCTCGATTCTCTTCGCAAGGATCTGGAAAAACACCTTCGGGCTCCCGTTCAGGTGAAGCAGACCGGCAAGAAGGGCCGCATCGTCATTCAGTTTACCGGCAACGACGATCTCGACCGCATTTTGCAGCAATTGGGGATGCGCTGA
- a CDS encoding LysM peptidoglycan-binding domain-containing protein: MSIHMFARRICLLLLLLAPFSVSAQSTSDLRKQVANLTQDVNALRGLLGSLRIEVESLQRENAQLKAAIKRSAAAQSSQADVLRQVDARIAAVKAELLREDAETRKDIISSVKKQMDSLASQVEVSLKKIAISGGGSTSSSVPPPAFTEDYPKDGIMYLVESGDTLSGIAAKHNSRVSWIRSANKIVDANRDLHAGETIFVPQKD; this comes from the coding sequence ATGAGCATACACATGTTCGCCAGACGCATTTGCCTCCTCCTTCTTCTCCTTGCTCCATTTTCCGTCTCTGCGCAGAGCACCAGCGACCTTCGCAAGCAAGTCGCGAATCTCACGCAGGACGTTAACGCGCTGCGCGGTTTGCTCGGCAGTCTCCGGATTGAGGTGGAAAGCCTGCAGCGGGAAAACGCCCAGCTGAAGGCTGCAATTAAACGCTCTGCGGCCGCCCAGAGCTCCCAAGCCGACGTACTCCGCCAGGTCGACGCGCGGATCGCCGCCGTGAAGGCGGAGCTCCTCCGCGAGGATGCCGAGACCCGCAAGGACATCATCTCCTCAGTCAAGAAACAGATGGATTCGCTCGCTTCGCAGGTAGAAGTCTCGCTGAAAAAGATCGCCATCTCCGGGGGCGGAAGCACCTCGTCCAGCGTTCCCCCTCCTGCCTTCACCGAAGACTATCCGAAAGACGGAATTATGTACCTCGTCGAATCCGGCGACACCCTCAGTGGCATCGCCGCCAAGCACAACAGCCGGGTCAGCTGGATCCGCAGCGCCAACAAGATCGTCGACGCCAACCGCGACCTCCACGCCGGCGAGACCATTTTCGTACCCCAGAAGGATTGA